Genomic DNA from Blattabacterium sp. (Blaberus giganteus):
TACATCTTCTTTCTAAATTTCCTTCTCAAGAAAGAGATGAATCTAAATTAATGATTATTCATAGAAAAAGTCAAAAAATAGAACATAAATTATTCAAAAATTTGCATGAATATTTTGAAGAAGGAGATACATTTATTCTTAATAATACTAAAGTATTTCCAGCAAGATTGTTTGGAAATAAAGAAAAAACAGAAGCAAAAATAGAAGTTTTTTTACTTAGAGAATTAGATACAAAAGATAGAACATGGGATGTTCTAGTTGACCCTGCAAGAAAAGTAAGAGTGGGAAATAAATTAAATTTTGGATCTGGATTAACAGGAGAAGTTATAGATAACACGACTTCCAGAGGAAGAATTTTACAACTTAATTTTAATGGAACTCATAAAGAACTTATAAAAAAAATAAAAGAATTGGGAAAAACTCCTTTACCTAAATACATTAATAGACAACCGGAAAAAAACGATGAAGAACGTTATCAAACAGTGTATGCAAAAAAAGAAGGATCTGTAGCTGCACCTACTGCAGGATTACATTTTTCAAAACATTTATTAAAAAAATTAGAAATAAAAGGAATTAATTTAGCAGAAATAACTTTACATTTAGGATTAGGAAGTTTTTTACCTGTGGAAGTGGAAGATATTTCAAAACATAAAATGGATTCAGAAAAATGTTACATACATGAAAATACGTGTAAAATTGTAAATTTAGCTATCCAAAAAAAAAAAAGAATTTGTGCAGTTGGAACCTCTTCTATGAGAGCTATTGAAAGCTCTGTTTCTTCCAATAAAAACTTAAATCCATTTTATGGGTGGACCAATAAATTTATTTTTCCTCCTTATAACTTTAGTATAGCCAATTCTATGATTACAAACTTTCATATGCCAAAATCTACATTACTTATGATGACAGTTGCTTTTGCAAATTTTGATTTAATAATGAAAGCATATCAAATAGCAATAGAAAAAAAATATAAATTTTATTCTTATGGTGATGCTATGTTAATAATATAAAAAGATCGTATATTATTGTGATATGATGAAAATCATACTAGAAGAAATAAAAACTACTATAAAAAAAGAAATAGAAAAATTTGAAAAACAGTTCATATATATAATTAAA
This window encodes:
- the queA gene encoding tRNA preQ1(34) S-adenosylmethionine ribosyltransferase-isomerase QueA, with the translated sequence MRTSDFNFTFPIHLLSKFPSQERDESKLMIIHRKSQKIEHKLFKNLHEYFEEGDTFILNNTKVFPARLFGNKEKTEAKIEVFLLRELDTKDRTWDVLVDPARKVRVGNKLNFGSGLTGEVIDNTTSRGRILQLNFNGTHKELIKKIKELGKTPLPKYINRQPEKNDEERYQTVYAKKEGSVAAPTAGLHFSKHLLKKLEIKGINLAEITLHLGLGSFLPVEVEDISKHKMDSEKCYIHENTCKIVNLAIQKKKRICAVGTSSMRAIESSVSSNKNLNPFYGWTNKFIFPPYNFSIANSMITNFHMPKSTLLMMTVAFANFDLIMKAYQIAIEKKYKFYSYGDAMLII